The genomic segment TATTTTTTTGAACCGCACAGAATTAAAGAGGTTCTTGAGAAATTAGCGTGCCAAATTAAAAATCATAATTTTTTTATTTTGGATTATTCAATCAATACCTTTCTAGATTTTTTAAAAGCTTATATAAAAGCAAACTTAAGCAGAGAACAATTAAATACTATCAGTGCCGATATCTTACAAATTTTCAATCAAATAATTGAAAGTTTACACGAAAAAATTATTAGTCATACAGCCGTTGTAGAGACATTTCAGTCGCAAATTATCAGTAAATACATCGCATTTTTAGGTGAACTCATGGAAGTTCAACATCGAAGTATATTTAATCGATCTGAAATTAGTATGAAAAGTGCTGATTTGCAAGCAATTGCCGGCATGCTGAAAAATAATAGTGCATCTATCAATGACAATTTAATTGAAAAATATATTTCCTTGCTAAAATTAAGTTTTGATATACCTAAATTTTTGACTAACTATGACTTAGGTCTCGGAATTAATCCTTTAGCCGAAGCCTGTTTCTTAAATAATAATATAAGTACCCATATTATAAGCACCAAATTTTTTGATTTATTAGGATATCAAGGGCAAATATTAGATTATTATAAAAATGCACCTGGATTTAATATTACGGATCGATTATTAACCCAGGCGAAGCATACTTTAAATCAAAATGCTCTAAATTTACAGCAATTTTTTTTCGATCATTTAAAACAACGCGATGATATCGATAAACCCTTATTACAACATTATCTGTATGTGCATTTTTTTAAGGTTATTTATAAAGAATATCCTGACAGACTTGAAGCTTTAAAGACCAATGGATCTTTATCTGACTATGTAACATTTGATTATGTTGCATTACCGAATAGCTTGATATGTTCAAACTTTCCTATTGATGACAGCGTGCGTGTAGAATATGCAAATTTGTCCGAGGATAAAATACAGTTGGCTTGCATTGGCATGCGACGCGCGCTTGAATCTTATGAAAAATGGAAATTATCCTTAGGTTTAAACATTCCAAACTATCAAAGCGATTATATTTTTCGAATCGGCGATAGTTTTAAAAAATATTCGTTTACTTACGCCTACGGCGAATTACCAAGAGCAGATGGTTTTTATCGTTCAACTGATTTTAAGCATAATACATTTTATGGAAATGGTTATAGTTATTTTAGCCCTTCCGATCATCAAGTTTTTCATGTAGCTGGACATGAATTTATACATCACTATATTCATAAAATAAATCGAGAAGCATTATCTGTCAATAAAAACATTACTAGACTTGTTAATCTTAATTTTAACGAAGGACTAGCAGAGTTATTTTCTCTAGGCGCTTGTGCTCCGGATCATGTTGGACATGATTTTAAAAATACTCCCGCATTGCATTTACCTACTTTATTAAACACTGGATATGTTGGTTATACTCTTGCTTGGCTATACAATAATTATTTAGTTCAACATTACCCAGGTTTTTATCGCGAGCTTTTGAGTGTTAATAAAGATGAATTTAAAGCTCGATGGACACCTATCTTAGATCAGAATCAATGGCATTTTTCAGATTGGTCAAGCAATTTAAAAGAAAATTGTAAAAATGCTCTTACGGAATTCAATGAACATAGTAAGCCAAGTCTTTATTTAAAAGACTATCTACCTTCTGTTGAATTGAAAGCTACAACTATAAAAATTTCACAGCCTACATTGAGAAAAACAATGCCCCAAACAACATCAAGAACTACAGCTACCGTAAGGTCAACTAAGCAAACACCCGTGCTTTCTACTACACCCGCATTTTATGATGATTATTTGTCTTTAATGCATGCTATACACGCAAAAAATGCTACTGAAATTGATAGGATTTTACAGCATAATACTTATCAGGCTAGTGACATTGTAAATTATCAGAATCCGAAAAGAGGTTTGGAAACGCCTTTACATTTTCTTTTTGCCATTTATAGGAAAAGTTGTCCAGATTTAATTATACAGAAATTTTGCCGTTTTGGAGCATTACCAAATCTTATCGATAATCGAAATGAAACGGCTTATATGATGGCTGAGAATTGTGATAATTGGCCGAAGATCCAAGCTATATTTGATAATCAAATCGAAAATTTGAAAAAAACGACTGAAAATAAGGCAACTGGATTGATCCCTTATTCACCCAAAGAATATCCGCTGGTTATTAACATGACTATCCCGATATTGGCTACGATAAATGGATCCTTATCCGGAATTTGGAATCAAATAGCAGAAAGATTTCCACGCTTAGACAATATTATTTTTTATGCATTAAAACCCATCTCAATGGCAATGACTAATGCCATCATGAATATGTTATTTTACCGAAGACTTTCGTACATTAGTTCTGAAGATTCCTTAGTATTTTGTTATTACTTAGGGATGAATTACATAGGGATGCTGTCCAATCAATTCGGAAAAAAAGCGACTAAAAATATTCAAAATATCTATAGTAAATTTTTCTTACAGAGTTTATTAAATACTTTTTTTACTAATCCGAGTTTGTTGGGTCATCTTACATATGAAGGGATACAAGCAGAAACTTATTCCTTAGTACTATGGCCGATGCTCAGTATGATTGTGGGTGGATTTTTTTTTCAAGCCGGCGAATGGGCTACACAAAAGGTTATAGGGAAATTTTTTCCGGTAAATTCACCTATCTCTTTTAACGATAGTAAAAGAAGTTATTTAGGCTATTCATTAGGTGGCACACCAAAAGATATGTCTTCTGATCTAAAAAAATTAGAAGGAATAAAAGGACAATTAGATAATTTTGAAACAACATTAAAAAAACATGTCGATAAACAAGCTTACATATTAAGTTTTGAGAATAATATGACAAAGACTAAGGATAATCTTTTAGAGCTACTTAGGGATAGCGAAAATAATCAAGAGTTGGATAGAGACAATTTCAATGATTTTAAAGAGAATTTAATTAACATTCAAACGAATTTGAAAGTACTACTGAACAAGGGAAAATCGAAACCTGAAATAAAATTTTTATGGGATCAAATTACCAAAATATTACCGCTCGTATCTGAAATTCATCCTCTTCCCCCTCTGCAAGTGAATTCTCGCCCTGATTTCGTCGTCAATCATGGAAACAGTGTGACTATTGAAGAAGAACAATCCAACCTACCTTTAATGTCTTCATTTAATAATACGGGTCATACAAACAAAAATTATCAGGATAATAATGGAACTCCTCATTACCAGGTGTCTTCTAAACTGAGGAGAATTTCTTCACTATTTTCTAAAATAAAATCTGATTTGCCAGCACCTCCTACCAAAGAACAATTGCTGGAGATGGGGATAATCAATGTTGAAAAACCAAGGATTGCCTAATTTTTTCATTAGATTTTGTTAACCCTATATAGTATCGCTTATTTGCAGTCTTAGGCATACAATAGCTACTTTTTCAAGCGATGTCGGTTAGCCAACAAAAATTGCTAAATATCTATGCGCGCTTACTTAGTATGTACGGCCGCCAGCAATGGTGGCCGGCCGACAGTGCTTTCGAAGTAATGGTCGGCGCGATACTCACGCAAAATACTAATTGGTCGAATGTCGAAAAAGCTTTAGCGCTTTTGAAGGAGCAAATTAACCTAACGCCCGAAGCACTACTAAGCCTATCCACACCTGACTTAGAGATCTACTTAAAACCAAGTGGTTATTTTCGGATTAAAACGCAGCGTCTACAAAATTATTGCCGTTGGTACCTGGAACAGGGTAATTACCAAGGCTTAGATGAATTAAGCACCAGCGAGTTGCGTGAACGATTGCTCAAAGTCCAGGGTATAGGTCCCGAAACGGCGGATGATATCTTATTATATGCCTTTAATCGGCCAGTGTTTGTGATAGATGCCTATACGCGGCGCTTATTGCAACGTTTGGATCTGATACAAGGTCAGGAAAAGTATGAGGAATGTCGGCAACTATTCGAAACTCAGCTGCCCAAAAGTGTGGATCTATACAAACAATACCATGCGCTAATAGTGATACACGCTAAACAACATTGTCGAAAAACGAAACCGGTTTGCCATTCCTGCCAACTAGCACAGGATTGTTTGCTAGCGTTTTGCGCTTGAAACAGCAAAAAAATAGTTTTAAAATAAACGGGTCAGGGCGAGCGAATGTAATGAGCGCGGCCACCATGGATTGCCACGCATCTACGGTGCTCGCAATGACGATTAATTTTTCCGTACCTCGCAATGACGATTAATATTTTACGCCTTCGCAATGACAAAAGTTCCAGTTTTGTTAAGGAGAAAATAAAATCGGCGGGATAACTATTTGGTTTCTTCAGCTTCTGTATAGGATTCGTGGATTTTTAAACGGTTTTCGCCAGCAAATTTCATAATGCAGTCAAAAATATCCGGATTGGTTTCTTTGAGCTTGGGATCGAGAACTAGACATTTGGTGCGACTTTCTTGATCGATCATCGGTCGTAGCTGCGGGGAATACACCATGCGCCGATTAGTAAAACTGGCCAAACAACCGCACATACGCTCAGCCCAGTCACTGGGTCTGAATTTTTCGCCAGTTTCGGTAACTCCTTCGATTAGAATGAGTTTTTCTCTTTGGCTTTTGTGTGTGACGGTATTTTCTAACATACATTTAAAGTTCTTATTAAGTTGGTGTGATATTACTCTAATTACGGGGGATTAACTATACATAATTAGATGACATTTTATTGTCATTATAGAGTAAATAGCCGCGTTCTGCCTTACTGCGCGTTTCTACGTTAAGCGGTATCGTTGACTTTAGAAATTCGGCTATCTTATACAGTTCTTGACTATCACCATGCTTTAATTCCAGCTCGATTTCATGGAGCGCGGCTTGATGGCTTGCGGTTTTAACTTGGCCTTGGTCTAAAACTAATTCGATGTGAGTTCCATTCTCTGTGCTTAAGTTCCATGAACTGCGCTGAAAATCGGTATGAAATAATTCTAGCAAATGCTTGTCACCAAGGATGGTTTTAAGTTTGGCTATTAAGCTGGAATCGGTAAATTGCTCAATATTGGGAATGTTTTGCGTTACCGGTTGATCCCATTCATGCCGATGTTGTAGATCGCCGATTTGTTCGCCGGCTGTTTTTAGGGTTTGTATGGTGCGACCGCCGGCCTCACGTACGCGCATCGACAGTCCTTGCTGCCACAAGGCGAGGTCAGCGGTATCAAAGTAGCGGCTAATCAGTTGTTCTACGGAGATAATTTGCGTGCTGGGGAGCTGTAATAAAGGATGCTGGTGTAATAGATTTACATCTTCGGGGGCAATGCTGAGTTTAAGTTCAATTTCGAGAAACATAAGTATTCGCAATCCTCCTCACGGCACTTGTCAAAAATCCAGTTGCTGTGAGTATATTCAAGAGTGGCTATCGATTTTTGTATCGCGTTTTGTCATCAATGCTTGATATTGTTCGATTTCTTGTTGTTGTGAAGCTGATTTTTCAGGATGGCGCTTATCAAAAGCGGCAAGAAATTGATCAATATCGCTGACAAAGTTTCTATCTGGCTTAAGTTGGTTTTTTATAGTCTTCATGCCGCTTGTTGTTCGATAGCGCTACGTAGCTCTTTAATGGCTTTTTGCTCGAGTTGACGCACGCGTTCAGCCGATACTTGATAACGATTGGCTAATTCTTGCAAGGTAATTTTAGGTTCAGTTAACCAACGATCGCGGATAATGGTTTGTTCGCGTTCGTCTAATTTGGCGAGCGCTTTATGCAAATGATCTTGACTGGACTCGGTGGTGTTACTGGCTTCGAGTAAACGTGCGGGATCGTAACGATTATCTTCGAAATGCATATCGATTAGCGGATAGCTGCTGGACTTGGAGTCGCTGCTGTCGTCACTGATATCCAAACTCATATCGTTAGAGGCCAAACGCGATTCCATCTCGCGCACGGTCTCTGGTTTGACGCCGAGATCCCGCGCAACCGCTTCGATCTCTTTTTGGTTAAACCAACCTAAATGAGTTTTCATTTTACGTAAATTAAAAAATAATTTACGTTGTGCTTTGGTAGTGGCGATTTTGACAATACGCCAGTTGCGTAAGATAAATTCTTGAATTTCAGCTTTAATCCAATGCACAGCAAATGAGATGAGACGCACGCCTACTTTGGGGTCAAAACGTTTGACCGCTTTCATTAAACCAATATTTCCTTCTTGAATCAGGTCGGCGAGTGCCAGACCATAACCCATGTAAGTCTGTGCAATGTGTACCACAAAGCGTAGGTTGGCAATAATAAGCTTTTTGGCGGCGACTAAGTCTTGATGTTGGTAATAGCGTTCGGCGAGTGCGGTTTCTTCTTCAGCGCTTAATACGGGAATTTGTTTTAACCGCGCAATATAGGCGTCGGTGCTGTTGATGGGTAGTGATTGATAAAGTGTTTGTAAGTGAGTATTCATAACCATCCCCCTTGTCTTTAGACTTGTTTTAGTATGTTCACTTGACTTCATAATGTGCTAGAGTATACCGCAATAGATTCCTATTTTCATCCGTACTTAAAAAATAAAGGAAAATTTTCTATGACCGAATCTGAGCCTTCCCCCATCGTACGTCGCATCAGTACCCCGGTTCAAGTAGGTTCGGTTCAGCTGGGCGGCGGGGCGCCTATTATTGTTCAATCCATGACCAACACCGACACTGAAGATGCCGCCGCTACGGCTCAGCAGATCATTGAATTAGCTCAGTCCGGCTCAGAGTTGGTCAGAATTACCGTCAATACCGAGCAAGCGGCGCAGCAAGTCCCTTTTATTCGCGATAAAGTGCGCGAGGCGGGCTATTCGGTGCCGATCGTCGGTGATTTTCATTACAATGGTCACCGGCTTTTACAGGCGTATCCCGAATGTGCCGAGGCCCTAGATAAATACCGTATTAATCCAGGTAATGTGGGTTATGGCGAAAAACGTGACGCCCAATTTACACAGATGATTGAGGTCGCGCTGAAATTTAATAAGCCGGTACGGATAGGCGTGAATTGGGGGAGCTTGGATCAAGACCTGAGTTCGCGTGAGATGGATAAAAATGCAGCGTTAGCGCATCCACGGTCTGCAGCGGAAGTGCTGCAGGAAACCTTAGTACTATCGGCTTTGTTGAGTGCTGAATTGGCTGAAAAAATTGGCATGCCAGCGAGTCTCATCGTCTTATCCTGTAAAGTAAGTCGCGTACAGGACTTGATTGCTATCCATCGTAATCTAGCCGCGCGTTGTACCTATGCGATACATTTGGGTTTAACGGAAGCAGGGATGGGTTCGAAAGGGATAGTGGCGACCACGGCGGCGCTAGCGGTTTTATTACAAGAAGGTATTGGTGACACGATTCGGGCTTCATTAACACCGGAACCCGGTGGGGATAGAAGTCGCGAAGTAGTGGTCTGCCAGCAAATTTTACAATCGATGGGGATGCGCGCCTTTATGCCTTCGGTGTCGGCATGCCCCGGCTGCGGACGTACTACGAGTAGTTATTTTCAAGAATTGGCCAATCAAGTAGAAGCCTATATTAAAGAACGTATGCCGACGTGGTCACAACACTATACGGGCGTAGAAAATTTATCCTTGGCGGTGATGGGATGTATTGTGAATGGGCCGGGCGAGAGTAAACATGCCAATATTGGTATTAGTTTACCCGGTACCGGCGAACATCCGATTGCGCCGGTATTTGCCGATGGACGTAAAGTCGCTACGTTGCGTGGAGATAATATTGTTCAACAATTTCAAGCTATTATAGAAGATTATGTGGTAAGTCATTATGCAAAAAGAGAACAAGTTGTTGCAACGCAAAGTTAATCGAATTAGAGCAAGCGTATTATTGGGTTTGTTTTCTTTAACTAGCTTTTCTGTGCAGGCACAGACTCCATCGGTAACGATTCCTGCTTATTCGCGTCTCGAAAAAAAGTTAGCGTTTTATCAGCAGGCCGCACAACATCCTTGGCCGCGTTTGCAAACCAATGAAGTTTTATCGTTAGGTATGCAAGCTCCAGCGGTGGCAATATTGCGTCAGCGTTTATGTGCTAGCGAAGATTTAGCTGCCAGTGCGTGTACTAACATGCCTAATCCGAATGATTTTGATGAACAAGTCGAAGATGCAGTGGCTTTGTTTCAAGAACGGCATGGATTAAAAGATGATGGTGTAGTAGGCGTGACGACACAACAAGCGCTGAATGTTTCCGCGGCGCAACGTTTGCATCAGATTGAATTTAATTTGCAACGATGGTCACGATTGATAGTCTTAGCTAATCCTACTTATATTTGGATTAATGTTCCCGATCACCGTTTACGTTTAGTTAAAGACCATCATGCAATTTTAACCGCCCGCGTTATTGTCGGTAAACCGTCGCGACCGACACCAGAGATTAATTCTGAAGTGACACGCTTCATATTAAATCCTTATTGGACCGTGCCGCCTGGAATTGCGCGCAGAGATGTAATTCCTAAAGCGATGCGGGATGTTAATTATTTGCGTCGTAGTCACATCCGCATCTATGCGGTTAATCAACCGAAT from the Rickettsiella endosymbiont of Aleochara curtula genome contains:
- a CDS encoding DUF3579 domain-containing protein, with the translated sequence MLENTVTHKSQREKLILIEGVTETGEKFRPSDWAERMCGCLASFTNRRMVYSPQLRPMIDQESRTKCLVLDPKLKETNPDIFDCIMKFAGENRLKIHESYTEAEETK
- a CDS encoding CYTH domain-containing protein, which codes for MFLEIELKLSIAPEDVNLLHQHPLLQLPSTQIISVEQLISRYFDTADLALWQQGLSMRVREAGGRTIQTLKTAGEQIGDLQHRHEWDQPVTQNIPNIEQFTDSSLIAKLKTILGDKHLLELFHTDFQRSSWNLSTENGTHIELVLDQGQVKTASHQAALHEIELELKHGDSQELYKIAEFLKSTIPLNVETRSKAERGYLLYNDNKMSSNYV
- a CDS encoding endonuclease: MSVSQQKLLNIYARLLSMYGRQQWWPADSAFEVMVGAILTQNTNWSNVEKALALLKEQINLTPEALLSLSTPDLEIYLKPSGYFRIKTQRLQNYCRWYLEQGNYQGLDELSTSELRERLLKVQGIGPETADDILLYAFNRPVFVIDAYTRRLLQRLDLIQGQEKYEECRQLFETQLPKSVDLYKQYHALIVIHAKQHCRKTKPVCHSCQLAQDCLLAFCA
- the rpoH gene encoding RNA polymerase sigma factor RpoH, translating into MNTHLQTLYQSLPINSTDAYIARLKQIPVLSAEEETALAERYYQHQDLVAAKKLIIANLRFVVHIAQTYMGYGLALADLIQEGNIGLMKAVKRFDPKVGVRLISFAVHWIKAEIQEFILRNWRIVKIATTKAQRKLFFNLRKMKTHLGWFNQKEIEAVARDLGVKPETVREMESRLASNDMSLDISDDSSDSKSSSYPLIDMHFEDNRYDPARLLEASNTTESSQDHLHKALAKLDEREQTIIRDRWLTEPKITLQELANRYQVSAERVRQLEQKAIKELRSAIEQQAA
- a CDS encoding L,D-transpeptidase family protein; protein product: MQKENKLLQRKVNRIRASVLLGLFSLTSFSVQAQTPSVTIPAYSRLEKKLAFYQQAAQHPWPRLQTNEVLSLGMQAPAVAILRQRLCASEDLAASACTNMPNPNDFDEQVEDAVALFQERHGLKDDGVVGVTTQQALNVSAAQRLHQIEFNLQRWSRLIVLANPTYIWINVPDHRLRLVKDHHAILTARVIVGKPSRPTPEINSEVTRFILNPYWTVPPGIARRDVIPKAMRDVNYLRRSHIRIYAVNQPNKELDPSAVDWLAVRKNPGRYILRQDPGPHNSLGQIKFEFANPHLVYLHDTPSKALFDAERRLFSSGCVRLEDPFEFLEALEQLDPNLQQAASRIEAALESGRTTVINLKTPIPIHLTYITAWVDKQDFLHFWDDVYGRDPVLPVNKEQLANDLPEPI
- a CDS encoding CBU_0585 family protein, whose translation is MKTIKNQLKPDRNFVSDIDQFLAAFDKRHPEKSASQQQEIEQYQALMTKRDTKIDSHS
- the ispG gene encoding flavodoxin-dependent (E)-4-hydroxy-3-methylbut-2-enyl-diphosphate synthase, with the translated sequence MTESEPSPIVRRISTPVQVGSVQLGGGAPIIVQSMTNTDTEDAAATAQQIIELAQSGSELVRITVNTEQAAQQVPFIRDKVREAGYSVPIVGDFHYNGHRLLQAYPECAEALDKYRINPGNVGYGEKRDAQFTQMIEVALKFNKPVRIGVNWGSLDQDLSSREMDKNAALAHPRSAAEVLQETLVLSALLSAELAEKIGMPASLIVLSCKVSRVQDLIAIHRNLAARCTYAIHLGLTEAGMGSKGIVATTAALAVLLQEGIGDTIRASLTPEPGGDRSREVVVCQQILQSMGMRAFMPSVSACPGCGRTTSSYFQELANQVEAYIKERMPTWSQHYTGVENLSLAVMGCIVNGPGESKHANIGISLPGTGEHPIAPVFADGRKVATLRGDNIVQQFQAIIEDYVVSHYAKREQVVATQS